A region from the Brassica napus cultivar Da-Ae chromosome C8, Da-Ae, whole genome shotgun sequence genome encodes:
- the LOC106416126 gene encoding 65-kDa microtubule-associated protein 7-like isoform X1, which produces MLEIGSPTSLFFRTNTTCNALLQELQKIWVDIGESDAEKDRMLMELEKECLEIYRRKVDEAANSKAQLHQSLVSIEAEVASIMAALGVLNIHSPVGVLNIHSPIKEKGSSKSLKEKLAYVRPLLEDLRLQKDERVKQFVDVKAQIEKMSGEISGYNKAMIDSLTLDDDQDLTLRKLNEYQTHLRSLQKEKADRLNKVLDYVNEVHALCGVLGVDFCQTVSEVHPSLHRTNHEQSTNISDETLDGLQQMIEKLKTERRLRFQNLKDVVESLLELWNLMDTPQEDRMRFARVSCVVRSSESDVTEPNILSTETIEQVSAEVDRFNKLKSSRMKELVMKRRSELENLCRLAHIEPDTSTSLEKSTALIDSGLVDPSELLANIEAQINRIKEEAQSRKEIIDRIDRWLSACEEENWLEEYNQDENRYSAGRGGHVNLKHAERARVTVNKIPSMVDNLIKKTLLWEEQTQKSFLYDGVRLVSILEDYKLTRKQQEEEKKRYRDQKKMQDLSLNRRESIYGSKPSPRRSNSIRKVNGYSGNVSMPPTPRRNSAGGANSDVMMTPRSYSGHHGQNGYFKEVRKLSTAPLNFVAIPKEDSASTYTYSEPDSPLHN; this is translated from the exons ATGCTTGAGATTGGAAGCCCTACGAGTCTCTTTTTCCGTACAAACACTACTTGTAATGCTCTGCTTCAAGAGCTTCAG AAGATATGGGTTGATATTGGTGAGAGTGATGCTGAGAAAGACCGGATGCTAATGGAGTTGGAGAAGGAATGTCTAGAAATCTACAGAAGAAAAGTAGACGAGGCTGCAAACTCCAAGGCACAGCTTCATCAATCACTTGTATCAATTGAAGCTGAGGTTGCTTCTATAATGGCTGCTCTTGGTGTCTTAAACATCCACTCACCGGTTGGTGTCCTAAACATCCACTCACCG ATCAAAGAGAAAGGTTCTTCAAAATCATTGAAAGAAAAGCTTGCTTATGTGAGGCCTCTACTTGAGGATTTGAGGTTGCAGAAAGATGAGAGAGTGAAGCAGTTTGTGGATGTAAAGGCGCAGATTGAGAAGATGAGCGGCGAGATCTCTGGTTACAACAAAGCCATGATTGATTCTTTGACTCTTGATGATGATCAAGACTTGACTCTAAGGAAGCTTAACGAGTATCAAACACATCTCCGCTCGCTTCAGAAGGAGAAG GCGGATCGTTTAAACAAGGTGTTGGATTATGTGAACGAGGTGCACGCTCTATGCGGTGTTCTTGGAGTTGACTTTTGTCAGACTGTTAGCGAGGTTCACCCGAGTTTACATAGGACTAACCACGAGCAGTCTACTAACATTAGCGATGAGACGTTGGATGGTTTACAGCAAATGATTGAAAAGCTGAAAACTGAGAGGAGACTCCGCTTTCAAAAT TTGAAGGATGTGGTGGAGTCACTTTTGGAGCTATGGAATCTAATGGACACACCTCAGGAAGATAGAATGAGATTTGCAAGAGTCAGTTGTGTTGTGAGATCATCTGAATCTGATGTCACAGAGCCAAACATCCTTTCTACTGAAACAATTGAACAG GTGTCTGCAGAAGTAGACCGTTTCAACAAGCTGAAATCTAGTAGAATGAAGGAGCTGGTGATGAAAAGAAGGTCTGAGTTGGAGAATCTTTGCAGATTGGCTCACATTGAACCTGACACAAGCACATCTCTTGAGAAATCAACTGCTTTGATTGActctg GGTTAGTGGACCCTTCAGAGCTTCTTGCTAACATCGAAGCGCAGATAAACAGAATCAAAGAAGAGGCACAGAGCCGGAAAGAGATTATTGATAGGATTGACCGTTGGCTATCTGCTTGTGAAGAGGAGAACTGGTTAGAAGAATACAACCAG gatgagaacCGATACAGCGCTGGAAGAGGAGGACATGTAAACCTAAAGCATGCTGAACGAGCTAGGGTTACAGTAAACAAGATTCCAT CAATGGTTGACAATCTCATCAAGAAAACACTTTTATGGGAGGAACAAACACAGAAGTCATTTCTATACGATGGT GTTCGATTGGTATCCATACTTGAAGATTACAAACTGACAAGGAAACAACAGGAAGAGGAAAAGAAACGTTACAGG GATCAGAAGAAGATGCAGGATCTGTCATTAAACCGGAGGGAATCCATTTATGGATCAAAACCGAGTCCAAGAAGAAGCAACAGCATAAGAAAGGTCAATGGTTACAGTGGGAATGTATCTATGCCTCCTACACCTCGCAGAAACTCAGCAGGAGGAGCAAATAGCGACGTTATGATGACCCCAAGATCTTACTCAGGTCATCATGGCCAGAATGGATATTTCAAGGAAGTGAGGAAACTATCAACAGCTCCTTTGAACTTTGTGGCTATACCAAAGGAAGATTCTGCTTCTACATACACTTACTCTGAACCAGATTCGCCCTTACATAACTGA
- the LOC106416126 gene encoding 65-kDa microtubule-associated protein 7-like isoform X2: protein MLEIGSPTSLFFRTNTTCNALLQELQKIWVDIGESDAEKDRMLMELEKECLEIYRRKVDEAANSKAQLHQSLVSIEAEVASIMAALGVLNIHSPIKEKGSSKSLKEKLAYVRPLLEDLRLQKDERVKQFVDVKAQIEKMSGEISGYNKAMIDSLTLDDDQDLTLRKLNEYQTHLRSLQKEKADRLNKVLDYVNEVHALCGVLGVDFCQTVSEVHPSLHRTNHEQSTNISDETLDGLQQMIEKLKTERRLRFQNLKDVVESLLELWNLMDTPQEDRMRFARVSCVVRSSESDVTEPNILSTETIEQVSAEVDRFNKLKSSRMKELVMKRRSELENLCRLAHIEPDTSTSLEKSTALIDSGLVDPSELLANIEAQINRIKEEAQSRKEIIDRIDRWLSACEEENWLEEYNQDENRYSAGRGGHVNLKHAERARVTVNKIPSMVDNLIKKTLLWEEQTQKSFLYDGVRLVSILEDYKLTRKQQEEEKKRYRDQKKMQDLSLNRRESIYGSKPSPRRSNSIRKVNGYSGNVSMPPTPRRNSAGGANSDVMMTPRSYSGHHGQNGYFKEVRKLSTAPLNFVAIPKEDSASTYTYSEPDSPLHN from the exons ATGCTTGAGATTGGAAGCCCTACGAGTCTCTTTTTCCGTACAAACACTACTTGTAATGCTCTGCTTCAAGAGCTTCAG AAGATATGGGTTGATATTGGTGAGAGTGATGCTGAGAAAGACCGGATGCTAATGGAGTTGGAGAAGGAATGTCTAGAAATCTACAGAAGAAAAGTAGACGAGGCTGCAAACTCCAAGGCACAGCTTCATCAATCACTTGTATCAATTGAAGCTGAGGTTGCTTCTATAATGGCTGCTCTTGGTGTCTTAAACATCCACTCACCG ATCAAAGAGAAAGGTTCTTCAAAATCATTGAAAGAAAAGCTTGCTTATGTGAGGCCTCTACTTGAGGATTTGAGGTTGCAGAAAGATGAGAGAGTGAAGCAGTTTGTGGATGTAAAGGCGCAGATTGAGAAGATGAGCGGCGAGATCTCTGGTTACAACAAAGCCATGATTGATTCTTTGACTCTTGATGATGATCAAGACTTGACTCTAAGGAAGCTTAACGAGTATCAAACACATCTCCGCTCGCTTCAGAAGGAGAAG GCGGATCGTTTAAACAAGGTGTTGGATTATGTGAACGAGGTGCACGCTCTATGCGGTGTTCTTGGAGTTGACTTTTGTCAGACTGTTAGCGAGGTTCACCCGAGTTTACATAGGACTAACCACGAGCAGTCTACTAACATTAGCGATGAGACGTTGGATGGTTTACAGCAAATGATTGAAAAGCTGAAAACTGAGAGGAGACTCCGCTTTCAAAAT TTGAAGGATGTGGTGGAGTCACTTTTGGAGCTATGGAATCTAATGGACACACCTCAGGAAGATAGAATGAGATTTGCAAGAGTCAGTTGTGTTGTGAGATCATCTGAATCTGATGTCACAGAGCCAAACATCCTTTCTACTGAAACAATTGAACAG GTGTCTGCAGAAGTAGACCGTTTCAACAAGCTGAAATCTAGTAGAATGAAGGAGCTGGTGATGAAAAGAAGGTCTGAGTTGGAGAATCTTTGCAGATTGGCTCACATTGAACCTGACACAAGCACATCTCTTGAGAAATCAACTGCTTTGATTGActctg GGTTAGTGGACCCTTCAGAGCTTCTTGCTAACATCGAAGCGCAGATAAACAGAATCAAAGAAGAGGCACAGAGCCGGAAAGAGATTATTGATAGGATTGACCGTTGGCTATCTGCTTGTGAAGAGGAGAACTGGTTAGAAGAATACAACCAG gatgagaacCGATACAGCGCTGGAAGAGGAGGACATGTAAACCTAAAGCATGCTGAACGAGCTAGGGTTACAGTAAACAAGATTCCAT CAATGGTTGACAATCTCATCAAGAAAACACTTTTATGGGAGGAACAAACACAGAAGTCATTTCTATACGATGGT GTTCGATTGGTATCCATACTTGAAGATTACAAACTGACAAGGAAACAACAGGAAGAGGAAAAGAAACGTTACAGG GATCAGAAGAAGATGCAGGATCTGTCATTAAACCGGAGGGAATCCATTTATGGATCAAAACCGAGTCCAAGAAGAAGCAACAGCATAAGAAAGGTCAATGGTTACAGTGGGAATGTATCTATGCCTCCTACACCTCGCAGAAACTCAGCAGGAGGAGCAAATAGCGACGTTATGATGACCCCAAGATCTTACTCAGGTCATCATGGCCAGAATGGATATTTCAAGGAAGTGAGGAAACTATCAACAGCTCCTTTGAACTTTGTGGCTATACCAAAGGAAGATTCTGCTTCTACATACACTTACTCTGAACCAGATTCGCCCTTACATAACTGA
- the LOC106413975 gene encoding zinc-finger homeodomain protein 14 has product MQSSCLYKECMRNHAAKLGSYAVDGCREYSQPSTGDLCAACGCHRSYHRRIEVQPSGQVTRARFPFTSLRRVKQLARLKWKAAAEDREEQEEQEEEDTEETSTEERMTVKRRRKSKFTAEQREAMRDYAAKLGWTLKDKRAVREEISIFCERIGVTRYLFKTWVNNNKKFYH; this is encoded by the coding sequence atGCAGAGTTCTTGTCTCTACAAAGAATGCATGCGCAACCACGCGGCCAAGCTCGGCTCTTACGCCGTCGATGGCTGCCGCGAGTACTCTCAACCATCCACCGGAGATCTCTGCGCCGCCTGTGGTTGCCACCGGAGCTACCACCGTCGCATTGAAGTACAACCTTCTGGTCAAGTTACTCGCGCGCGGTTCCCTTTCACGAGCTTGAGGCGCGTGAAGCAGCTGGCGAGGCTGAAATGGAAAGCAGCTGCGGAGGACAGAGAAGAGCAAGAAgagcaggaggaggaggacacAGAGGAGACTTCTACGGAAGAGAGGATGACGGTAAAGCGTCGGAGGAAGTCGAAATTCACGGCGGAGCAAAGAGAGGCGATGAGAGATTACGCAGCGAAGCTGGGATGGACGTTGAAGGATAAGAGAGCGGTTAGAGAAGAGATAAGTATCTTCTGCGAAAGGATTGGTGTTACTCGTTATCTTTTCAAGACTTGggttaacaataacaaaaagTTTTATCACTAA
- the LOC106411648 gene encoding protein BASIC PENTACYSTEINE2-like isoform X2, which yields MDDDGFRNWGYYEPAAATSFKGNLGLQLMPTIDRNTKPFLPGRDPNLMIGQTGSYHHHQHHPEPHMSYNWINQHKDKFFNMLPVTTTPNYGNVLPQTSSSPSMHMNLHHHHHQTEEHPVKCEPDIVESKKRKPNSKAGGAPTKAKKPRKPKEENGDSNNANVSRVKPAKKSFDLVINGVNMDISGLPVPVCTCTGAPQQCYRWGCGGWQSACCTTNISMHPLPMSTKRRGARISGRKMSQGAFKKVLEKLASDGFNFGSPIDLKSHWARHGTNKFVTIR from the coding sequence ATGGATGACGATGGGTTTCGCAATTGGGGTTACTACGAACCAGCGGCTGCTACATCGTTCAAAGGTAACCTCGGTTTGCAACTAATGCCAACCATCGATCGCAACACTAAACCGTTTCTACCCGGTCGAGATCCTAATCTAATGATCGGCCAAACCGGTTCATACCACCACCACCAGCACCACCCTGAGCCTCACATGAGCTACAATTGGATTAACCAACACAAAGACAAGTTCTTCAACATGTTACCCGTCACAACCACTCCTAATTACGGAAATGTCCTCCCCCAAACTTCCTCATCCCCATCGATGCACATGAATCTccaccatcaccatcatcaaACCGAGGAACACCCGGTTAAATGCGAACCGGACATTGTCGAGTCCAAGAAGAGGAAGCCTAATTCAAAAGCTGGTGGGGCCCCAACAAAGGCGAAGAAGCCTCGTAAACCAAAAGAGGAGAACGGTGACAGCAACAACGCTAACGTTTCGCGAGTCAAACCGGCTAAGAAAAGCTTCGACCTGGTTATCAACGGAGTGAACATGGACATTTCCGGTTTACCCGTACCGGTCTGCACCTGCACTGGAGCTCCTCAGCAATGCTACCGTTGGGGATGCGGAGGTTGGCAATCTGCGTGTTGCACCACGAACATATCGATGCATCCGTTGCCGATGAGTACTAAGCGGCGTGGGGCGAGGATCTCGGGGAGGAAGATGAGTCAAGGCGCGTTTAAGAAGGTTCTTGAGAAACTTGCTTCTGATGGGTTTAACTTTGGGAGCCCGATTGATCTTAAGAGCCATTGGGCAAGACATGGGACTAACAAGTTCGTCACCATCAGATGA
- the LOC106411648 gene encoding protein BASIC PENTACYSTEINE2-like isoform X1 translates to MGPFCIFAMDDDGFRNWGYYEPAAATSFKGNLGLQLMPTIDRNTKPFLPGRDPNLMIGQTGSYHHHQHHPEPHMSYNWINQHKDKFFNMLPVTTTPNYGNVLPQTSSSPSMHMNLHHHHHQTEEHPVKCEPDIVESKKRKPNSKAGGAPTKAKKPRKPKEENGDSNNANVSRVKPAKKSFDLVINGVNMDISGLPVPVCTCTGAPQQCYRWGCGGWQSACCTTNISMHPLPMSTKRRGARISGRKMSQGAFKKVLEKLASDGFNFGSPIDLKSHWARHGTNKFVTIR, encoded by the exons ATGGGACCTTTCTGT atcttTGCGATGGATGACGATGGGTTTCGCAATTGGGGTTACTACGAACCAGCGGCTGCTACATCGTTCAAAGGTAACCTCGGTTTGCAACTAATGCCAACCATCGATCGCAACACTAAACCGTTTCTACCCGGTCGAGATCCTAATCTAATGATCGGCCAAACCGGTTCATACCACCACCACCAGCACCACCCTGAGCCTCACATGAGCTACAATTGGATTAACCAACACAAAGACAAGTTCTTCAACATGTTACCCGTCACAACCACTCCTAATTACGGAAATGTCCTCCCCCAAACTTCCTCATCCCCATCGATGCACATGAATCTccaccatcaccatcatcaaACCGAGGAACACCCGGTTAAATGCGAACCGGACATTGTCGAGTCCAAGAAGAGGAAGCCTAATTCAAAAGCTGGTGGGGCCCCAACAAAGGCGAAGAAGCCTCGTAAACCAAAAGAGGAGAACGGTGACAGCAACAACGCTAACGTTTCGCGAGTCAAACCGGCTAAGAAAAGCTTCGACCTGGTTATCAACGGAGTGAACATGGACATTTCCGGTTTACCCGTACCGGTCTGCACCTGCACTGGAGCTCCTCAGCAATGCTACCGTTGGGGATGCGGAGGTTGGCAATCTGCGTGTTGCACCACGAACATATCGATGCATCCGTTGCCGATGAGTACTAAGCGGCGTGGGGCGAGGATCTCGGGGAGGAAGATGAGTCAAGGCGCGTTTAAGAAGGTTCTTGAGAAACTTGCTTCTGATGGGTTTAACTTTGGGAGCCCGATTGATCTTAAGAGCCATTGGGCAAGACATGGGACTAACAAGTTCGTCACCATCAGATGA
- the LOC106411707 gene encoding WEB family protein At5g16730, chloroplastic-like: MDLPRDVETTNHSLEIPITMDALQKKLFAAQGSQLRLYEQYMSSVSRLKKKDQVIDLVRSEASINAQALKKLDEEDQILRGEYDDLVNQCNDLKRECFIYQLDLEASKRSGNKSEQRAREADSRARVLEQELKHVYSIIKKHESLVDSVLATIVSEDETKLSKWDQKPSMQKAASLVSLVTEMHNEKHFLTLKLDRAEQEVKRVREQNRELKKENLKLSKQGRMSHLTSKKRKEKDA; the protein is encoded by the coding sequence ATGGATCTCCCGCGAGACGTGGAGACGACCAATCACTCTTTAGAGATTCCGATCACCATGGATGCTCTCCAGAAGAAACTCTTCGCGGCTCAAGGGTCTCAGCTTCGTCTATATGAACAGTACATGTCTTCGGTTTCAagattgaagaagaaagatcaaGTCATCGACCTCGTTAGATCTGAGGCGAGTATCAACGCGCAGGCTCTGAAGAAACTCGATGAAGAGGATCAGATACTGAGAGGTGAGTACGATGATTTGGTGAATCAGTGCAATGATTTGAAAAGAGAATGCTTCATTTATCAACTAGATCTTGAAGCATCGAAGCGTTCTGGGAACAAATCAGAACAAAGGGCCAGGGAAGCAGATTCTCGGGCTCGAGTTCTTGAGCAAGAACTGAAACACGTGTATTCTATAATTAAGAAGCATGAATCTTTAGTTGATTCAGTTTTGGCAACGATCGTTAGTGAAGACGAGACTAAGTTGAGCAAATGGGATCAGAAACCGTCAATGCAAAAGGCTGCGTCTTTGGTTTCATTGGTGACAGAGATGCACAACGAAAAACACTTTCTCACCTTGAAGCTGGATAGAGCGGAGCAAGAAGTGAAACGTGTGAGGGAGCAAAACAGAGAGCTGAAGAAAGAGAACCTCAAGTTGTCGAAGCAGGGTAGGATGAGTCATCTTACTTccaagaagagaaaagagaaagacgCCTAG
- the LOC106411706 gene encoding transmembrane 9 superfamily member 2 encodes MTMLLLLLGALILSDAGYVRSDSSDHRYKEGDIVPLYANKVGPFHNPSETYRYFDLPFCVPEGVKEKKEALGEVLNGDRLVSAPYKLNFRDEKDSEVYCKKKLSKEEVKHFRKAVEKDYYFQMYYDDLPIWGFIGKVDKDIKSDPSEYKYFLYKHIQFEILYNKDRVIEISARMDPHSLVDLSEDKEVDAEFMYSVKWKETETPFEKRMEKYSMSSSLPHHLEIHWFSIINSCVTVLLLTGFLATILMRVLKNDFMKYAQDEEAADDQEETGWKYIHGDVFRFPTHNSLFAASLGSGTQLFTLTIFIFMLALVGVFYPYNRGALFTALVVIYALTSGIAGYTSASFYCQLEGKSWVRNLLLTGCLFCGPLFLTFCFLNTVAITYTATAALPFGTIVVIALIWTLVTSPLLVLGGIAGKNSKAEFQAPCRTTKYPREIPPLPWYRSAVPQMAMAGFLPFSAIYIELYYIFASVWGHRIYTIYSILFIVFIILIIVTAFITVALTYFQLAAEDHQWWWRSFLCGGSTGLFIYAYCLYYYYARSDMSGFMQTSFFFGYMACICYGFFLMLGTVGFRAALLFVRHIYRSIKCE; translated from the exons ATGACGATGCTGCTCCTTCTACTCGGAGCCCTAATCTTATCCGACGCCGGCTACGTCAGATCCGACTCCTCGGACCACCGTTACAAGGAAGGAGACATCGTTCCTCTCTACGCCAACAAGGTCGGCCCATTTCACAATCCAAG TGAGACGTATCGCTATTTTGATCTTCCCTTCTGTGTTCCAG AGGGTGTGAAAGAGAAGAAGGAAGCTCTAGGCGAGGTTCTGAACGGTGATCGTCTCGTTAGCGCACCGTACAAGCTCAACTTCAGAGATGAAAAGGACTCTGAGGTATACTGCAAAAAGAAGCTAAGCAAAGAAGAGGTGAAACACTTCCGCAAAGCTGTTGAGAAAGACTACTACTTCCAGATGTACTACGATGATCTCCCTATCTGGGGATTCATCGGCAAGGTTGACAAAGATATCAAATCTGATCCGAGCGAGTACAAGTATTTTTTGTATAAGCACATCCAGTTTGAGATTCTGTATAACAAGGACCGTGTGATCGAGATCAGTGCTAGGATGGATCCGCATTCTCTTGTTGATCTCAGTGAGGATAAGGAAGTGGATGCGGAGTTTATGTATAGTGTGAAGTGGAAGGAGACCGAGACTCCGTTTGAGAAGAGGATGGAGAAGTACTCtatgtcttcttctcttccgcATCACTTGGAGATCCACTGGTTCTCCATTATTAACTCGTGTGTTACTGTCTTGCTTTTGACTGGGTTCCTTGCAACTATATTGATGCGAGTCCTCAAGAACGATTTCATGAA GTATGCTCAAGACGAGGAAGCTGCTGATGATCAAGAAGAAACTGGATGGAAGTACATTCATGGTGATGTGTTTAGGTTCCCAACGCACAACTCTTTGTTTGCCGCTTCACTCGGGAGTGGTACCCAATTGTTTACACT AACCATATTCATCTTCATGCTTGCTCTTGTTGGAGTGTTCTACCCATACAACAGAGGAGCACTCTTTACCGCTTTGGTGGTCATCTACGCTCTAACTTCAGGAATCGCCGGATACACATCCGCCTCTTTCTACTGCCAACTCGAAGGAAAAAGCTGG GTGAGAAACTTGTTACTCACTGGATGCCTCTTCTGCGGCCCTTTATTCCTAACCTTCTGCTTCCTCAACACCGTAGCCATAACCTACACAGCAACCGCAGCATTACCCTTTGGAACCATTGTTGTAATCGCCCTTATATGGACTCTAGTCACATCGCCTTTGCTCGTGTTAGGTGGCATCGCCGGTAAAAACAGCAAAGCGGAGTTCCAAGCGCCGTGCCGCACGACCAAATACCCCCGCGAGATTCCGCCGCTCCCTTGGTACAGAAGCGCCGTTCCTCAGATGGCCATGGCTGGTTTTCTTCCTTTCAGTGCCATCTACATCGAGCTTTACTACATTTTCGCTAGTGTGTGGGGTCACAGGATCTACACCATCTACAGCATCCTCTTCATCGTGttcatcatcctcatcatcgTCACTGCTTTTATAACCGTGGCGTTGACTTACTTTCAACTTGCTGCTGAAGATCACCAGTGGTGGTGGAG ATCATTCCTTTGCGGTGGATCTACGGGTTTGTTTATCTACGCATACTGCTTATACTACTACTACGCACGATCTGACATGTCTGGTTTCATGCAAACCTCGTTTTTCTTCGGGTACATGGCTTGCATTTGCTACGGATTCTTCTTAATGCTCGGGACTGTTGGCTTCCGTGCAGCCCTCCTCTTCGTCCGTCACATCTACCGATCGATCAAATGCGAGTAA
- the LOC106413895 gene encoding uncharacterized protein LOC106413895, translated as MSELFYSLPTWDLHNLGSFFNQNFSLDSCGHIDGSPGNILHSPEDDIIGDVSTGYLEDALIEFSVKSKRRRLSFNAEDKPTNHFDNHQNNWGMSETYSCTSSQFADESPNSSINICSEASNHSKHSFEPSTSNSKENLYDKKKRVVYPFGVVKPGGREEDVTLNDINKRILMPSARPVRHPVGAFACRPCLSAHGPGLSGKAVVAFTKIHTLGKGTITIIRTKG; from the exons atgagtGAGCTTTTCTACTCTCTCCCCACTTGGGATCTCCATAACCTTGGATCATTCTTCAACCAAAACTTCAGTTTAG ATTCATGTGGCCACATTGATGGATCGCCGGGGAATATTTTACATTCGCCGGAGGACGATATTATCGGCGACGTTTCCACCGGCTATCTCGAAGACGCGCTCATCGAATTCAGTGTGAAAAGCAAACGGAGACGTCTTTCGTTCAACGCTGAGGACAAACCAACTAACCACTTTGACAATCACCAG AATAATTGGGGTATGTCTGAGACTTATAGTTGCACGAGTAGTCAGTTTGCAG ATGAATCTCCAAATTCATCCATCAATATTTGTTCAGAGGCCTCAAATCACTCGAAACACTCCTTCGAGCCATCTACGTCCAATTCAA AGGAAAATCTCTAtgacaagaagaagagagtggtgTATCCATTTGGAGTGGTGAAACCAGGTGGTCGAGAAGAAGATGTAACCCTAAATGACATAAATAAGAGGATTCTCATGCCATCGGCTCGGCCAGTTCGGCATCCCGTTGGAGCCTTTGCCTGCCGTCCGTGTCTTTCTGCTCATGGACCGGGTCTCTCAGGCAAAGCCGTGGTTGCTTTCACGAAGATACACACATTAGGGAAGGGTACAATTACCATAATAAGAACTAAGGGGTGA